Part of the Mytilus trossulus isolate FHL-02 chromosome 2, PNRI_Mtr1.1.1.hap1, whole genome shotgun sequence genome is shown below.
ACAGTTGTTCCACTTACTGATGGTACTGTAGCAGAGACAGTTGTTCCACTAACAGATGGTCCAGTGGCAGAGACAGTTGTCCCCCTTAAAGATGGTACTGTGGCAGATACAGTTGTTCCACTTACTGATGGTACTGTAGCAGAGACAGTTGTTCCACTTACAGATGGTCCAGTGGCAGAGACAGTTGTTCCACCTACTGATGGTACTGTGGCAGATACAGTTGTTCCACTTACTGATGGTACAGTGGCAGATACAGTTGTTCCACCTACTGATGGTACTGTGGCAGATACAGTTGTTCCACTTACTGATGGTACTGTGGAAGATACAGTTGTTCCACTAACAGATGGTCCTGTGGCAGAAACTGTTGTTCCACTAACAGATGGTCCTGTGGCAGAAACAGTTGTACCACTCACAGATGGTCCAGTGGCAGAGACAGTTGTTCCACCTACTGATGGTACTGTGGCAGATACAGTTGTTCCACTTACAGATGGTCCAGTGACATAGACAGTTGTTCCACTTACTGATGGTACTGTGGCAGAGACAGTTGTACCACTTACAGATGGTCCAGTGGCAGAGACAGTTGTTTCACCTACTGATGGAACTGTGCCAGGGATAGTTGTTCCACTAACAGATGGTCCTGTTGCAGATTCAGTTGTTCCACCAATGGATGGTACTGTAGCAGAAACAGTTGTACCACTTACTGATGGTACTGTGGCAGAAACAGTTGTTCCACTTACTGATGGTACTATGGCAGAAACAGTTGTTCCACTTACTGATGGTCCAGTGGCAGAGACAGTTGTTCCACCTACTGATGGTACTGTGGCAGATACAGTTGTTCCACTAACAGATGGTCCAGTGGCAGAGACAGTTGTTCCACCTACTGATGGTACTGTGGCAGATACAGTTGTTCCACTTACTGATGGTACTGTGGCAGATACAGTTGTTCCACTTACTGATGGTACTGTGGCAGAGACAATTGTTCCACTTACTGATGGTACTGTGGCAGATACAGTTGTTCCACTAACAGATGGTACTGTGGCAGAAACCGTTGTTCCACTAACAGATGGTCCTGTGGCAGAAACAGTTGTACCACTTACAGATGGTCCAGTGGCAGAGACAGTTGTTCCACCTACTGATGGTACTGTGGCAGATACAGTTGTTCCACTTACTGATGGTACTGTGGCAGAGACAGTTGTTCCACTTACTGATGGTACTGTGGCAGAAACAGTTGTTCCACTTACAGATGGTCCACTGACAGAGACAGTTGTCCCACTTACAGATGGTCCAGTGGCAGAGACAGTTGTTCCACCTACTGATGGTACTGTTGCAGATAAAGTTGTTCCACTAACTGATGGTCCTGTGGCAGATACAGTTGTTCCACTAACAGATGGAACTGTAGCAGAAACAGTTGTCCCACTTACAGAAAGTCCAGTGGCAGAGACAGTTGTTCCACTTACTGATGGTACTGTGGCAGAGACAGTTGTTCCACTTACTGATGGTACTGTGGCAGAAACAGTTGTCCCACTTACTGATGGTACTGTGGCAGAAACAGTTGTCCCACTTACAGATGGTACTGTGGCAGAAACAGTTGTTCCACTTACAGATGGTCCACTGACAGAGACAGTTGTTCCACTAACAGATGGTACTGTGGCAGATAAAGTTGTCCCACTTACTGATGGTCCTGTGGCAGATACAGTTGTTCCACCTTCTGATGGTACTGTGGCAGATACAGTTGTTCTACTTACAGATGGTCCAGTGGCAGAGACAGTTGTTCCACTTACAGATGGTCCAGTGACAGAGACAGTTGTTCCACTTACTGATGGTACTGTGGCAGAGACAGTTGTACCACTTACAGATGGTCCAGTGGCAGAGACAGTTGTTTCACCTACTGATGGTACTGTACCAGGGACAGTTGTTCCACTAATGGATGGAACTGTAGCAGAAACAGTTGTACCACTTACAGATGGTCCTGTGGCAGAAACAGTTGTTCCACTTACTGATGGTACTGTGGCAGATAAAGTTGTCCCACTTACTGATGGTACTGAAGCAGATACAGTTGTTACACCTACAGATGGTCCAGTGGCAGAGACAGTTGTTCCACCTACTGATGGTACTGTGGCAGATACAGTTGTTCCACTTACTGATGGTACTGTGGCAGATACAGTTGTTCCACTTACTGATGGAACTGTGGCAGAGACAGTTGTCCCACTTACTGATGGTACTGTGGCAGAAACAGTTGTCCCACTTACAGATGGTACTGTGGCAGAAACAGTTGTTCCACTTACAGATGGTCCACTGACAGAGACAGTTGTTCCACTAACAGATGGTCCAGTGACAGAGGCAGTTGTTCCACTTACAGATGGTCCTGTGGCAGATACAGTTGTTCCACCTACTGATGGTACTGTGGCAGATACAGTTGTTCCACTTACAGATGGTCCAGTGGCAGAGACAGTTGTTCCACCTACTGATGGTACTGTGGCAGATACAGTTGTTCCACTTACTGATGGTACTGTGGCAGATACAGTTGTTCCACTAACAGATGGTACTGTGGCAGAAACTGTTGTTCCACTAACAGATGGTCCTGTGGCAGAAACAGTTGTACCACTTACAGATGGTCCAGTGGCAGAGACAGTGGTTCCACCTACTGATGGTACTGTGGCAGATACAGTTGTTCCACTTACTGATGGTACTGTGGCAGAGACAGTAGTTCCACTTACTGATGGTACTGTGGCAGATACAGTTGTTCCACTAAAAGATGGTCCTGTGGCAGAAACCGTTGTTCCACTAACAGAGGGTCCTGTGGCAGAAACAGTTGTTCCACCTACTGATGGTACTGTGGCAGATACAGTTGTTCCACTTACTGATGGTAATGTGGCAGAGACAGTTGTTCCACTTACTGATGGTACTGTGGCAGATACAGTTGTTCCACTGACAGATGGGCCTGTGGCAGAGACAGTTGTTCCACTAACAGATGGTCCTGTGGCAGAAACCGTTGTTCCACTAACAGATGGTACTGTAGCAGAAACAGTTGTACCACTTACTGATGGTCCAGTGGCAGAGACAGTTGTTCCACTTACTGATGGTACTGTGGCAGATACAGCTGTTCCAGTAACAGATGGTACTGTGGCAGAAACAGTTGTTCCGCTAACCGATGGTCCTGTGGCAGAGACAGTTGTACCACTTACAGATGGTCCAGTGGCAAGAACAGTTGTCCCACTCACAGATGGTACTGTAGCAGAAACAGTTGTTCCAATTACTGATGGTACTGTGGCAGAAACAGTTGTCCCACTTACTGATGGTACTGTGGCAGAAACAGTTGTCCCACTTACAGATGGTACTGTGGTAGAAACAGTTGTTCCACTTACAGATGGTCCACTGACAGAGACAGTTGTTCCACTAACAGATGGTCCAGTGACAGAGGCAGTTGTTCCACTTACAGATGGTCCAGTGACAGAGACAGTTGTTCCACTTACTGATGGTACTGTGGCAGATACAGTTGTTCCACTAACAGATGGTCCTGTGGCAGAAACCGTTGTTCCACTAACAGAGGGTCCAGTGGCAGAAACAGTTGTACCACTTACAGATGGTCCAGTGGTAGAGACAGTTGTTCCACCTACTGATGGTACTGTGGCAGATACAGTTGTTCCACTTACTGATGGCAATGTGGCAGAGACAGTTGTTCCACTTACTGATGGTACTGTGGCAGATACAGTTGTTCCACTAACAGATGGTCCTGTGGCAGAAACCGTTGTTCCACTAACAGATGGTACTGTAGCAGAAACAGTTGTACCACTTACTGATGGTCCAGTGGCAGAGACAGTTGTTCCACTTACTGATGGTACTGTGGCAGATACAGCTGTTCCACTAACAGATGGTACTGTGGCAGAAACAGTTGTTCCGCTAACCGATGGTCCTGTGGCAGAGACAGTTGTACCTACAGATGGTCCAGTGGCAGAGACAATTGTTCCACTTACTGATGGTCCTGTTGCAGATACAGTTGTTCCACTAACAGATGGAACTGTAGCAGAAACAGTTGTCCCACTTACAGAAGGTCCAGTGGCAGAGACAGTTGTTCCACTTACTGATGGTACTGTGGCAGAGACAGTTGATCCACTTACTGATGGTACTGTGGCAGAGACAGTTGTCCCACTTACTGATGGTACTGTGGCAGAAACAGTAGTCCCACTTACAGATGGTACTGTGGCAGAAACAGTTGTTCCACTTACAGATGGTCCACTGACAGAGACAGTTGTTCCACTAACAGATGGTCCAGTGACAGAGGCAGTTGTTCCACTTACAGATGGTCCTGTGGCAGATACAGTTGTTCCACCTACTGATGGTACTGTGGCAGATACAGTTGTTCCACTTACAGATGGTCCAGTGGCAGAGACAGTTGTTCCACCTACTGATGGTACTGTGGCAGATACAGTTGTTCCACTTACTGATGGTACTGTGGCAGATACAGTTGTTCCACTTACTGATGGTACTGTTGCAGAGACAGTTGTTCCACTTACTGATGGTACTGTGGCAGATACAGTTGTTCCACTAACAGATGGTACTGTGGCAGAAACCGTTGTTCCACTAACAGATGGTCCTGTGGCAGAAACAGTTGTACCACTTACAGATGGTCCAGTGGCAGAGACAGTGGTTCCACCTACTGATGGTACTGTGGCAGATACAGTTGTTCCACTTACTGATGGTACTGTGGCAGAGACAGTAGTTCCACTTACTGATGGTACTGTGGCAGATACAGTTGTTCCACTAAAAGATGGTCCTGTGGCAGAAACCGTTGTTCCACTAACAGAGGGTCCTGTGGCAGAAACAGTTGTACCACTTACAGATGGTCCAGTGGTAGAGACAGTTGTTCCACCTACTGATGGTACTGTGGCAGATACAGTTGTTCCACTTACTGATGGTAATGTGGCAGAGACAGTTGTTCCACTTACTGATGGTACTGTGGCAGATACAGTTGTTCCACTGACAGATGGGCCTGTGGCAGAGACAGTTGTTCCACTAACAGATGGTCCTGTGGCAGAAACCGTTGTTCCACTAACAGATGGTACTGTAGCAGAAACAGTTGTACCACTTACTGATGGTCCAGTGGCAGAGACAGTTGTTCCACTTACTGATGGTACTGTGGCAGATACAGCTGTTCCATTAACAGATGGTACTGTGGCAGAAACAGTTGTTCCGCTAACCGATGGTCCTGTGGCAGAGACAGTTGTACCACTTACAGATGGTCCAGTGGCAAGAACAGTTGTCCCACTCACAGATGGTACTGTAGCAGAAACAGTTGTTCCAATTACTGATGGTACTGTGGCAGAAACAGTTGTCCCACTTACTGATGGTACTGTGGCAGAAACAGTTGTCCCACTTACAGATGGTACTGTGGCAGAAACAGTTGTTCCACTTACAGATGGTCCACTGACAGAGACAGTTGTTCCACTAACAGATGGTCCAGTGACAGAGGCAGTTGTTCCACTTACAGATGGTCCAGTGACAGAGACAGTTGTTCCACTTACTGATGGTACTGTGGCAGAGACAGTTGTTTCACCTACTGATGGTACTGTGCCAGGGATAGTTGTTCCACTAACAGATGGCCCTGTGGCAGATACAGTTGTTCCACTTACAGATGGTCCAGTGACAGAGACAGTAGTCCCACTTACAGAAGGTCCTGTGGCAGAAACAGTTGTCCCACTTACAGATGGTACTGTGGCAGAACCAGTTGTTCCATTTACAGATGGTACTGTGGCAGAAACAGTTGTTCCACTTACAGATGGTCCTGTGACAGAGACAGTTGTTCCACTAACAGATGGTCCAGTGACAGAGGCAGTTGTTCCACTAACTGATGGTACTGTGGCAGAAACAGTTGTACCACTAACAGAAGGTCCTGTAGCAGAAACAGTTGTTCCGCTTACAGATGGTCCACTGACAGAGACAGTTGTCCCACTTACAGATGGTCCAGTGGCAGAGACAGTTGTTCCACCTACTGATGGTACTGTGGCAGACAAAGTTGTTCCACTTACTGATGGTAATGTGGCAGAGACAGTTGTTCCACTTACTGATGGTACTGTGGCAGATACAGTTGTTCCACTGACAGATGGGCCTGTGGCAGAGACAGTTGTTCCACTAACAGATGGTCCTGTGGCAGAAACCGTTGTTCCACTAACAGATGGTACTGTAGCAGAAACAGTTGTACCACTTACTGATGGTCCAGTGGCAGAGACAGTTGTTCCACTTACTGATGGTACTGTGGCAGATACAGCTGTTCCAGTAACAGATGGTACTGTGGCAGAAACAGTTGTTCCGCTAACCGATGGTCCTGTGGCAGAGACAGTTGTACCACTTACAGATGGTCCAGTGGCAAGAACAGTTGTCCCACTCACAGATGGTACTGTAGCAGAAACAGTTGTTCCAATTACTGATGGTACTGTGGCAGAAACAGTTGTCCCACTTACTGATGGTACTGTGGCAGAAACAGTTGTCCCACTTACAGATGGTACTGTGGTAGAAACAGTTGTTCCACTTACAGATGGTCCACTGACAGAGACAGTTGTTCCACTAACAGATGGTCCAGTGACAGAGGCAGTTGTTCCACTTACAGATGGTCCAGTGACAGAGACAGTTGTTCCACTTACTGATGGTACTGTGGCAGATACAGTTGTTCCACTAACAGATGGTCCTGTGGCAGAAACCGTTGTTCCACTAACAGAGGGTCCAGTGGCAGAAACAGTTGTACCACTTACAGATGGTCCAGTGGTAGAGACAGTTGTTCCACCTACTGATGGTACTGTGGCAGATACAGTTGTTCCACTTACTGATGGCAATGTGGCAGAGACAGTTGTTCCACTTACTGATGGTACTGTGGCAGATACAGTTGTTCCACTAACAGATGGTCCTGTGGCAGAAACCGTTGTTCCACTAACAGATGGTACTGTAGCAGAAACAGTTGTACCACTTACTGATGGTCCAGTGGCAGAGACAGTTGTTCCACTTACTGATGGTACTGTGGCAGATACAGCTGTTCCACTAACAGATGGTACTGTGGCAGAAACAGTTGTTCCGCTAACCGATGGTCCTGTGGCAGAGACAGTTGTACCTACAGATGGTCCAGTGGCAGAGACAATTGTTCCACTTACTGATGGTCCTGTTGCAGATACAGTTGTTCCACTAACAGATGGAACTGTAGCAGAAACAGTTGTCCCACTTACAGAAGGTCCAGTGGCAGAGACAGTTGTTCCACTTACTGATGGTACTGTGGCAGAGACAGTTGATCCACTTACTGATGGTACTGTGGCAGAGACAGTTGTCCCACTTACTGATGGTACTGTGGCAGAAACAGTAGTCCCACTTACAGATGGTACTGTGGCAGAAACAGTTGTTCCACTTACAGATGGTCCACTGACAGAGACAGTTGTTCCACTAACAGATGGTCCAGTGACAGAGGCAGTTGTTCCACTTACAGATGGTCCTGTGGCAGATACAGTTGTTCCACCTACTGATGGTACTGTGGCAGATACAGTTGTTCCACTTACAGATGGTCCAGTGGCAGAGACAGTTGTTCCACCTACTGATGGTACTGTGGCAGATACAGTTGTTCCACTTACTGATGGTACTGTGGCAGATACAGTTGTTCCACTTACTGATGGTACTGTTGCAGAGACAGTTGTTCCACTTACTGATGGTACTGTGGCAGATACAGTTGTTCCACTAACAGATGGTACTGTGGCAGAAACCGTTGTTCCACTAACAGATGGTCCTGTGGCAGAAACAGTTGTACCACTTACAGATGGTCCAGTGGCAGAGACAGTGGTTCCACCTACTGATGGTACTGTGGCAGATACAGTTGTTCCACTTACTGATGGTACTGTGGCAGAGACAGTAGTTCCACTTACTGATGGTACTGTGGCAGATACAGTTGTTCCACTAAAAGATGGTCCTGTGGCAGAAACCGTTGTTCCACTAACAGAGGGTCCTGTGGCAGAAACAGTTGTACCACTTACAGATGGTCCAGTGGTAGAGACAGTTGTTCCACCTACTGATGGTACTGTGGCAGATACAGTTGTTCCACTTACTGATGGTAATGTGGCAGAGACAGTTGTTCCACTTACTGATGGTACTGTGGCAGATACAGTTGTTCCACTGACAGATGGGCCTGTGGCAGAGACAGTTGTTCCACTAACAGATGGTCCTGTGGCAGAAACCGTTGTTCCACTAACAGATGGTACTGTAGCAGAAACAGTTGTACCACTTACTGATGGTCCAGTGGCAGAGACAGTTGTTCCACTTACTGATGGTACTGTGGCAGATACAGCTGTTCCACTAACAGATGGTACTGTGGCAGAAACAGTTGTTCCGCTAACCGATGGTCCTGTGGCAGAGACAGTTGTACCACTTACAGATGGTCCAGTGGCAAGAACAGTTGTCCCACTCACAGATGGTACTGTAGCAGAAACAGTTGTTCCAATTACTGATGGTACTGTGGCAGAAACAGTTGTCCCACTTACTGATGGTACTGTGGCAGAAACAGTTGTCCCACTTACAGATGGTACTGTGGCAGAAACAGTTGTTCCACTTACAGATGGTCCACTGACAGAGACAGTTGTTCCACTAACAGATGGTCCAGTGACAGAGGCAGTTGTTCCACTTACAGATGGTCCAGTGACAGAGACAGTTGTTCCACTTACTGATGGTACTGTGGCAGAGACAGTTGTTTCACCTACTGATGGTACTGTGCCAGGGATAGTTGTTCCACTAACAGATGGCCCTGTGGCAGATACAGTTGTTCCACTTACAGATGGTCCAGTGACAGAGACAGTAGTCCCACTTACAGAAGGTCCTGTGGCAGAAACAGTTGTCCCACTTACAGATGGTACTGTGGCAGAACCAGTTGTTCCACTTACAGATGGTACTGTGGCAGAAACAGTTGTTCCACTTACAGATGGTCCTGTGACAGAGACAGTTGTTCCACTAACAGATGGTCCAGTGACAGAGGCAGTTGTTCCACTAACTGATGGTACTGTGGCAGAAACAGTTGTACCACTAACAGAAGGTCCTGTAGCAGAAACAGTTGTTCCGCTTACAGATGGTCCACTGACAGAGACAGTTGTCCCACTTACAGATGGTCCAGTGGCAGAGACAGTTGTTCCACCTACTGATGGTACTGTGGCAGACAAAGTTGTTCCACTTACTGATGGTCCTGTGGCAGATACAGTTGTTCCACTAACAGATGGAACTGTAACAGAAACAGTTGTCCCACTTACAGAAGGTCCAGTGGCAGAGACAGTTGTTCCACCTACTGATGGTACTGTGCCAGGGATAGTTGTTCCACTAACAGATGGCCCTGTGGCAGATACAGTTGTTCCACTTACAGATGGTCCAGTGACAGAGACGGTAGTCCCACTTACAGAAGGTCCTGTGGCAGAAACAGTTGTCCCACTTACAGATGGTACTGTGGCAGAAACAGTTGTTCCATTTACAGATGGTACTGTGGCAGAAACAGTTGTTCCACTTACAGATGGTCCAGTGACAGAGGCAGTTGTTCCACTAACAGATGGTCCAGTGACAGAGGCAGTTGTTCCACTTACAGAAAGTCCTGTGGCAGAAACAGTTGTCCCACTCACAGATGGTACTGTAGCAGAAACAGTTGTTCCACTAACTGATGGTACTGTGGCAGAAACAGTTGTACCACTAACAGAAGGTCCTGTGGCAGAAACAGTTGTTCCACTTACAGATGGTACTGTGGCAGAAACAGTTGTTCCACTTACAGATGGTCCACTGACAGAGACAGTTGTCCCACTTACAGATGGTCCAGTGGCAGAGACAGTTGTTCCACCTACTGATGGTACTGTGGCAGACAAAGTTGTTCCACTTACTGATTGTCCTGTGGCAGATACAGTTGTTCCACTAACAGATGAAACTGTAGCAGAAACAGTTGTCCCACTTACAGAAGGTCCAGTGGCGGAGACAGTTGTTCCACTTACTGATGGTACTGTGGCAGAGACAGTTGTTCCACTTACTGATGGTACTGTGGCAGAAACAGCTGTCCCACTTACTGATGGTACTGTGGCAGAAACAGTTGTCCCACTTACAGATGGTACTGTGGCAGAAACAGTTGTTCCACTTACCGATGGTCCACTGACAGAGACAGTTGTTCCACTAACAGATGGTCCAGTGACAGAGGCAGTTGTTCCACTTACATATGGTTCAGTGACAGAGACAGTTGTTCCACTTACTGATGGTACTGTGGCAGAGACAGTTGTACCACTTACAGATGGTCCAGTGGCAGAGACAGTTGTTTCACCTACTGATGGAACTGTACCAGGGATAGTTGTTCCACTAACAGATGGCCCTGTTGCAGATACAGTTGTTCCACTTATGGATGGTACTGTAGCAGAAACAGTTGTACCACTTACAGATGGTCCTGTGGCAGAAACAGTTGTTCCACTTACTGATGGTACTGTGGCAGATAAAGTTGTTCCACTTACTGATGGTCCTGTGGCAGATACAGTTGTTCCACCTACTGATGGTACTGTGGCAATTACAGTTGTTCCACTTACAGAAGGTCCAGTGGCAGAGACAGTTGTTCCACCTACTGATGGTACTGTGGCAGATACAGTTGTTCCACTTACTGATGGTACTGTGGCAGATACAGTTGTTCCACTTACTGATGGTACTGTGACAAAGACAGTTGTTCCACTTACTGATGGTACTGTGGCAAAACCAGTTGTCCCACTAACAGATGGTCCTGTGGCAGAAACCGTTGTTCCACTAACAGATGGTCCTGTGGCAGAAACAGTTGTTCCACTTACTGATGGTACTGTGGCAGAGACAGTTGTTTCACCTACTGATGGTACTGTGCCAGGGATAGTTGTTCCACTAACAGATGGCCCTGTGGCAGATACAGTTGTTCCACTTACAGATGGTCCAGTGACAGAGACAGTAGTCCCACTTACAGAAGGTCCTGTGGCAGAAACAGTTGTCCCACTTACAGATGGTACTGTGGCAGAACCAGTTGTTCCACTTACAGATGGTACTGTGGCAGAAACAGTTGTTCCACTTACAGATGGTCCTGTGACAGAGACAGTTGTTCCACTAACAGATGGTCCAGTGACAGAGGCAGTTGTTCCACTAACTGATGGTACTGTGGCAGAAACAGTTGTACCACTAACAGAAGGTCCTGTTGCAGAAACAGTTGTTCCGCTTACAGATGGTCCACTGACAGAGACAGTTGTCCCACTTACAGATGGTCCAGTGGCAGAGACAGTTGTTCCACCTACTGATGGTACTGTGGCAGACAAAGTTGTTCCACTTACTGATTGTCCTGTGGCAGATACAGTTGTTCCACTAACAGATGGAACTGTAACAGAAACAGTTGTCCCACTTACAGAAGGTCCAGTGGCAGAGACAGTTGTTCCACCTACTGATGGTACTGTGCCAGGGATAGTTGTTCCACTAACAGATGGCCCTGTGGCAGATACAGTTGTTCCACTTACAGATGGTCCAGTGACAGAGACGGTAGTCCCACTTACAGAAGGTCCTGTGGCAGAAACAGTTGTCCCACTTACAGATGGTACTGTGGCAGAAACAGTTGTTCCACTTACAGATGGTACTGTGGCAGAAACAGTTGTTCCACTTACAGATGGTCCAGTGACAGAGGCAGTTGTTCCACTAACAGATGGTCCAGTGACAGAGGCAGTTGTTCCACTTACAGAAAGTCCTGTGGCAGAAACAGTTGTCCCACTCACAGATGGTACTGTAGCAGAAACAGTTGTTCCACTAACTGATGGTACTGTGGCAGAAACAGTTGTACCACTAACAGAAGGTCCTGTGGCAGAAACAGTTGTTCCACTTACAGATGGTACTGTGGCAGAAACAGTTGTTCCACTTACAGATGGTCCACTGACAGAGACAGTTGTCCCACTTACAGATGGTCCAGTGGCAGAGACAGTTGTTCCACCTACTGATGGTACTGTGGCAGACAAAGTTGTTCCACTTACTGATTGTCCTGTGGCAGATACAGTTGTTCCACTAACAGATGGAACTGTAGCAGAAACAGTTGTCCCACTTACAGAAGGTCCAGTGGCGGAGACAGTTGTTCCACTTACTGATGGTACTGTGGCAGAGACAGTTGTTCCACTTACTGATGGTACTGTGGCAGAAACAGCTGTCCCACTTACTGATGGTACTGTGGCAGAAACAGTTGTCCCACTTACAGATGGTACTCTGGCAGAAACAGTTGTTCCACTTACCGATGGTCCACTGACAGAGACAGTTGTTCCACTAACAGATGGTCCAGTGACAGAGGCAGTTGTTCCACTTACATATGGTTCAGTGACAGAGACAGTTGTTCCACTTACTGATGGTACTGTGGCAGAGACAGTTGTACCACTTACAGATGGTCCAGTGGCAGAGACAGTTGTTTCACCTACTGATGGTACTGTACCAGGGATAGTTGTTCCACTAACAGATGGCCCTGTTGCAGATACAGTTGTTCCACTTATGGATGGTACTGTAGCAGAAACAGTTGTACCACTTACAGATGGTCCTGTGGCAGAAACAGTTGTTCCACTTACTGATGGTACTGTGGCAGATAAAGTTGTTCCACTTACTGATGGTCCTGTGGCAGATACAGTTGTTCCACCTACTGATGGTACTGTGGCAATTACAGTTGTTCCACTTACAGAAGGTCCAGTGGCAGAGACAGTTGTTCCACCTACTGATGGTACTGTGGCAGATACAGTTGTTCCACTAATGGATGGTACTGTAGCAGAAACAGTTGTACCACTTACAGATGGTCCTGTGGCAGATACAGTTGTTCCACTTACTGATGGTACTGTGGCAGATACAGTTGTTCCACTT
Proteins encoded:
- the LOC134705644 gene encoding mucin-2-like → MDGTVAETVVPLTDGTVAETVVPLTDGTMAETVVPLTDGPVAETVVPPTDGTVADTVVPLTDGPVAETVVPPTDGTVADTVVPLTDGTVADTVVPLTDGTVAETIVPLTDGTVADTVVPLTDGTVAETVVPLTDGPVAETVVPLTDGPVAETVVPPTDGTVADTVVPLTDGTVAETVVPLTDGTVAETVVPLTDGPLTETVVPLTDGPVAETVVPPTDGTVADKVVPLTDGPVADTVVPLTDGTVAETVVPLTESPVAETVVPLTDGTVAETVVPLTDGTVAETVVPLTDGTVAETVVPLTDGTVAETVVPLTDGPLTETVVPLTDGTVADKVVPLTDGPVADTVVPPSDGTVADTVVLLTDGPVAETVVPLTDGPVTETVVPLTDGTVAETVVPLTDGPVAETVVSPTDGTVPGTVVPLMDGTVAETVVPLTDGPVAETVVPLTDGTVADKVVPLTDGTEADTVVTPTDGPVAETVVPPTDGTVADTVVPLTDGTVADTVVPLTDGTVAETVVPLTDGTVAETVVPLTDGTVAETVVPLTDGPLTETVVPLTDGPVTEAVVPLTDGPVADTVVPPTDGTVADTVVPLTDGPVAETVVPPTDGTVADTVVPLTDGTVADTVVPLTDGTVAETVVPLTDGPVAETVVPLTDGPVAETVVPPTDGTVADTVVPLTDGTVAETVVPLTDGTVADTVVPLKDGPVAETVVPLTEGPVAETVVPPTDGTVADTVVPLTDGNVAETVVPLTDGTVADTVVPLTDGPVAETVVPLTDGPVAETVVPLTDGTVAETVVPLTDGPVAETVVPLTDGTVADTAVPVTDGTVAETVVPLTDGPVAETVVPLTDGPVARTVVPLTDGTVAETVVPITDGTVAETVVPLTDGTVAETVVPLTDGTVVETVVPLTDGPLTETVVPLTDGPVTEAVVPLTDGPVTETVVPLTDGTVADTVVPLTDGPVAETVVPLTEGPVAETVVPLTDGPVVETVVPPTDGTVADTVVPLTDGNVAETVVPLTDGTVADTVVPLTDGPVAETVVPLTDGTVAETVVPLTDGPVAETVVPLTDGTVADTAVPLTDGTVAETVVPLTDGPVAETVVPTDGPVAETIVPLTDGPVADTVVPLTDGTVAETVVPLTEGPVAETVVPLTDGTVAETVDPLTDGTVAETVVPLTDGTVAETVVPLTDGTVAETVVPLTDGPLTETVVPLTDGPVTEAVVPLTDGPVADTVVPPTDGTVADTVVPLTDGPVAETVVPPTDGTVADTVVPLTDGTVADTVVPLTDGTVAETVVPLTDGTVADTVVPLTDGTVAETVVPLTDGPVAETVVPLTDGPVAETVVPPTDGTVADTVVPLTDGTVAETVVPLTDGTVADTVVPLKDGPVAETVVPLTEGPVAETVVPLTDGPVVETVVPPTDGTVADTVVPLTDGNVAETVVPLTDGTVADTVVPLTDGPVAETVVPLTDGPVAETVVPLTDGTVAETVVPLTDGPVAETVVPLTDGTVADTAVPLTDGTVAETVVPLTDGPVAETVVPLTDGPVARTVVPLTDGTVAETVVPITDGTVAETVVPLTDGTVAETVVPLTDGTVAETVVPLTDGPLTETVVPLTDGPVTEAVVPLTDGPVTETVVPLTDGTVAETVVSPTDGTVPGIVVPLTDGPVADTVVPLTDGPVTETVVPLTEGPVAETVVPLTDGTVAEPVVPFTDGTVAETVVPLTDGPVTETVVPLTDGPVTEAVVPLTDGTVAETVVPLTEGPVAETVVPLTDGPLTETVVPLTDGPVAETVVPPTDGTVADKVVPLTDGNVAETVVPLTDGTVADTVVPLTDGPVAETVVPLTDGPVAETVVPLTDGTVAETVVPLTDGPVAETVVPLTDGTVADTAVPVTDGTVAETVVPLTDGPVAETVVPLTDGPVARTVVPLTDGTVAETVVPITDGTVAETVVPLTDGTVAETVVPLTDGTVVETVVPLTDGPLTETVVPLTDGPVTEAVVPLTDGPVTETVVPLTDGTVADTVVPLTDGPVAETVVPLTEGPVAETVVPLTDGPVVETVVPPTDGTVADTVVPLTDGNVAETVVPLTDGTVADTVVPLTDGPVAETVVPLTDGTVAETVVPLTDGPVAETVVPLTDGTVADTAVPLTDGTVAETVVPLTDGPVAETVVPTDGPVAETIVPLTDGPVADTVVPLTDGTVAETVVPLTEGPVAETVVPLTDGTVAETVDPLTDGTVAETVVPLTDGTVAETVVPLTDGTVAETVVPLTDGPLTETVVPLTDGPVTEAVVPLTDGPVADTVVPPTDGTVADTVVPLTDGPVAETVVPPTDGTVADTVVPLTDGTVADTVVPLTDGTVAETVVPLTDGTVADTVVPLTDGTVAETVVPLTDGPVAETVVPLTDGPVAETVVPPTDGTVADTVVPLTDGTVAETVVPLTDGTVADTVVPLKDGPVAETVVPLTEGPVAETVVPLTDGPVVETVVPPTDGTVADTVVPLTDGNVAETVVPLTDGTVADTVVPLTDGPVAETVVPLTDGPVAETVVPLTDGTVAETVVPLTDGPVAETVVPLTDGTVADTAVPLTDGTVAETVVPLTDGPVAETVVPLTDGPVARTVVPLTDGTVAETVVPITDGTVAETVVPLTDGTVAETVVPLTDGTVAETVVPLTDGPLTETVVPLTDGPVTEAVVPLTDGPVTETVVPLTDGTVAETVVSPTDGTVPGIVVPLTDGPVADTVVPLTDGPVTETVVPLTEGPVAETVVPLTDGTVAEPVVPLTDGTVAETVVPLTDGPVTETVVPLTDGPVTEAVVPLTDGTVAETVMVH